A window of the Zeugodacus cucurbitae isolate PBARC_wt_2022May chromosome 2, idZeuCucr1.2, whole genome shotgun sequence genome harbors these coding sequences:
- the LOC105221532 gene encoding 60S ribosomal protein L27, with product MRKIMKQGKIVIVLSGRYAGRKAIIVKTSDDGTPEKPFGHALVAGIDRYPRKVTKKMGKNKLKKKSKVKPFLKVLNYNHLMPTRYAVHDISFEKLSPKDLKDPVKKKTHRFQTRVKFESTYKEGKNKWFFQKLRF from the coding sequence ATGAGGAAAATTATGAAACAAGGTAAAATCGTAATCGTCCTTAGTGGACGTTACGCAGGTCGTAAAGCCATCATTGTAAAGACTTCGGATGACGGTACACCGGAGAAACCATTCGGACACGCACTCGTCGCTGGTATCGATCGGTATCCACGCAAGGTGACCAAGAAGATGGGCAAGAACAAGTTGAAGAAGAAGTCTAAGGTCAAGCCTTTCTTGAAGGTGTTGAACTACAATCATTTGATGCCCACCCGTTATGCCGTGCACGATATCTCTTTCGAGAAATTGTCGCCAAAGGATCTGAAAGACCCCGTTAAGAAGAAGACACACCGCTTCCAAACGCGCGTCAAGTTCGAATCCACCTACAAAGAGGGCAAGAACAAGTGGTTCTTCCAGAAGCTGCGTTTCTAA